A DNA window from Pseudomonas wuhanensis contains the following coding sequences:
- the gatC gene encoding Asp-tRNA(Asn)/Glu-tRNA(Gln) amidotransferase subunit GatC translates to MALERSDVEKIAHLACLGLNDADLPHITSALNSILGLVDEMQAVNTDGIEPLAHPLEASQRLRADVVTETNHREAYQSIAPAVENGLYLVPKVID, encoded by the coding sequence ATGGCGCTTGAACGCTCCGACGTGGAAAAAATCGCTCATCTGGCCTGCCTTGGCCTCAATGATGCCGATCTTCCACACATCACTTCGGCCCTGAACAGCATTCTCGGGCTGGTCGACGAAATGCAAGCGGTCAATACCGACGGTATCGAGCCGCTGGCCCACCCACTGGAAGCCAGCCAGCGCCTGCGTGCAGACGTCGTGACCGAGACCAATCATCGCGAGGCCTATCAGTCCATCGCACCAGCGGTCGAAAACGGCCTGTACCTGGTTCCGAAAGTCATCGACTAA
- the mreB gene encoding rod shape-determining protein MreB — MFKKLRGMFSSDLSIDLGTANTLIYVRERGIVLNEPSVVAIRTHGNQKSVVAVGTEAKRMLGRTPGNIAAIRPMKDGVIADFSVCEKMLQYFINKVHENSFLQPSPRVLICVPCKSTQVERRAIRESALGAGAREVFLIEEPMAAAIGAGLPVEEARGSMVVDIGGGTTEIALISLNGVVYAESVRVGGDRFDEAIITYVRRNYGSLIGESTAERIKQEIGTAYPGGEVREVDVRGRNLAEGVPRAFTLNSNEVLEALQESLATIVQAVKSALEQSPPELASDIAERGLVLTGGGALLRDLDKLLAQETGLPVIVAEDPLTCVARGGGRALEMMDKHTMDLLSSE, encoded by the coding sequence ATGTTCAAGAAACTGCGTGGCATGTTTTCCAGCGATCTTTCCATTGACCTGGGCACTGCCAACACCCTTATTTACGTGCGCGAGCGCGGAATCGTCCTGAATGAGCCATCGGTTGTGGCTATTCGGACACACGGTAACCAGAAAAGTGTCGTTGCTGTCGGCACCGAGGCCAAGCGTATGCTCGGCCGTACGCCGGGCAACATTGCTGCCATTCGTCCGATGAAGGACGGTGTGATCGCCGACTTCAGCGTCTGCGAAAAAATGCTGCAGTACTTTATCAACAAGGTCCACGAAAACAGCTTTCTGCAGCCTAGCCCTCGTGTGCTGATCTGCGTTCCATGCAAATCCACCCAGGTTGAGCGTCGTGCCATCCGTGAATCGGCTCTTGGTGCCGGTGCTCGTGAAGTGTTCCTGATCGAAGAGCCGATGGCTGCTGCAATCGGTGCCGGCCTGCCGGTTGAAGAAGCTCGCGGTTCGATGGTTGTCGATATCGGTGGCGGTACCACTGAAATCGCGCTGATCTCCCTCAACGGTGTGGTTTACGCCGAATCCGTACGGGTTGGCGGCGACCGCTTCGACGAAGCGATCATCACCTACGTGCGTCGCAACTACGGCAGCCTGATCGGCGAATCCACCGCCGAGCGCATCAAACAGGAAATCGGTACGGCCTACCCGGGCGGCGAAGTTCGTGAAGTCGACGTTCGTGGCCGTAACCTGGCCGAAGGCGTTCCACGCGCATTCACCCTGAACTCCAATGAAGTGCTGGAAGCTCTGCAAGAGTCCTTGGCCACCATCGTTCAGGCTGTGAAAAGTGCGCTGGAGCAATCGCCTCCGGAGCTGGCGTCGGATATCGCCGAACGTGGCCTGGTACTGACCGGTGGTGGCGCCTTGCTGCGCGACCTCGACAAGTTGCTGGCCCAGGAAACCGGTCTGCCGGTGATCGTCGCCGAAGACCCGCTGACCTGCGTTGCTCGCGGTGGTGGCCGTGCATTGGAAATGATGGATAAACACACCATGGACCTGCTGTCGAGCGAGTGA
- the mreC gene encoding rod shape-determining protein MreC: MRLLVLAVLSVALMVVDARFTLLKPVRSQMSLVLMQSYWITDLPQRLWQGVASQFGSRTELVAENEKLKTENLLLQGRMQKLAALTEQNVRLRELLNSSALVNEKVEVAELIGMDPNPFTHRIIINKGERDGVVLGQPVLDARGLMGQVVDLMPYTSRVLLLTDTTHSIPVQVNRNGLRAIASGTGNPERLELRHVADTADIKEGDLLVSSGLGQRFPAGYPVATVKEVIHDSGQPFAIVRAVPTAALNRSRYLLLVFSDGRTAEERANEAAQAQEALDRQGGGPIIPATVPKPAVSVIPAAAAAPATPATAPAAVAPVKPATAKPPAAKPAAVKPVAKPPVAAPATTGGTE; this comes from the coding sequence GTGCGCTTGTTGGTGCTGGCCGTGCTATCGGTTGCGCTGATGGTGGTCGATGCCCGCTTCACACTGCTCAAGCCAGTGCGTAGCCAAATGTCGCTGGTGCTGATGCAGTCTTACTGGATCACCGACCTGCCGCAGCGGTTATGGCAAGGTGTGGCCAGCCAATTTGGCAGCCGGACCGAGTTGGTCGCCGAAAACGAAAAACTCAAAACCGAAAACCTGCTGTTGCAGGGCCGCATGCAAAAGCTGGCCGCCCTCACCGAGCAGAACGTTCGGCTGCGCGAGTTGCTCAACTCTTCTGCGCTGGTCAACGAAAAGGTCGAAGTGGCCGAGTTGATTGGCATGGACCCCAACCCCTTTACCCATCGCATCATCATCAATAAAGGTGAGCGCGACGGTGTGGTCCTTGGTCAGCCGGTGCTCGATGCCCGCGGCCTGATGGGACAGGTGGTGGACTTGATGCCGTACACCTCTCGCGTGCTATTGCTGACCGACACCACCCACAGCATTCCGGTGCAGGTGAACCGTAACGGTCTGAGGGCGATTGCCAGCGGCACCGGTAACCCGGAACGCCTCGAGTTGCGTCATGTGGCCGATACCGCCGATATTAAAGAAGGCGATCTGTTGGTCAGCTCTGGCCTCGGCCAGCGTTTCCCGGCGGGTTATCCGGTGGCGACGGTCAAGGAAGTGATCCACGATTCCGGTCAGCCATTTGCCATCGTCCGTGCGGTGCCGACGGCTGCGTTGAACCGCAGTCGTTATCTGCTGCTTGTGTTCAGCGACGGTCGCACAGCCGAGGAGCGCGCCAACGAAGCCGCCCAGGCTCAAGAGGCTCTGGACCGACAGGGTGGCGGGCCGATCATCCCTGCAACTGTGCCGAAACCGGCCGTGTCGGTGATACCGGCTGCCGCTGCAGCTCCGGCTACTCCGGCTACTGCACCTGCCGCAGTGGCCCCGGTCAAGCCTGCCACCGCCAAGCCACCCGCGGCCAAACCCGCGGCAGTGAAGCCTGTTGCCAAACCGCCTGTCGCTGCGCCGGCCACCACTGGGGGAACAGAATAA
- the rng gene encoding ribonuclease G — protein MSEEILINITPMESRVAVVENGVLQEVHVERTQKRGIVGNIYKGKVVRVLPGMQAAFVDIGLDRAAFIHASEISLREGPAVESISALVHEGQSLVVQVTKDPIGSKGARLTTQLSIPSRYLVYMPRTAHVGISLKIEDEAERERLKQVVTDCVAKEGIKEAGGFILRTAAEGAGADEILMDIRYLRRLWDQINEQIKTISAPSVIYEDLGLALRTLRDLVSPKIEKIRIDSRETFQKTTQFVAELMPEIADRLEHYPGERPIFDLYGVEDEIQKALERKVPLKSGGYLVVDPAEAMSTIDVNTGAFVGHRNLEETIFKTNLEAATAIARQLRLRNLGGIIIIDFIDMEDEEHQRQVLRTLEKQLERDHAKTNIIGITELGLVQMTRKRTRESLEQVLCEPCSSCQGRGKLKTPETVCYEIFREILREARAYQAEGYRVLANQKVVDRLLDEESGNVAELEGFIGRTIRFQVETMYSQEQYDVVLL, from the coding sequence ATGAGTGAAGAGATCCTGATCAACATCACGCCGATGGAATCGCGCGTGGCGGTGGTCGAAAACGGTGTCCTGCAAGAGGTCCACGTCGAGCGCACACAAAAGCGCGGGATCGTCGGCAACATCTATAAAGGCAAGGTCGTGCGGGTATTGCCGGGCATGCAGGCGGCCTTCGTCGATATCGGACTGGACCGCGCCGCGTTCATTCATGCCTCGGAAATTTCCCTGCGCGAAGGCCCGGCGGTGGAGAGCATCAGCGCGCTGGTTCATGAAGGTCAGAGCCTGGTGGTGCAAGTCACCAAGGACCCTATCGGCTCCAAAGGCGCGCGCCTGACGACGCAATTGTCGATTCCATCTCGCTATCTGGTGTACATGCCGCGCACCGCCCACGTCGGCATTTCCCTGAAGATCGAGGACGAAGCCGAGCGCGAACGCCTCAAGCAGGTGGTCACCGACTGCGTGGCCAAAGAAGGCATCAAGGAAGCCGGCGGTTTCATTTTGCGTACCGCGGCCGAAGGTGCCGGGGCCGATGAAATCCTCATGGACATCCGCTACCTGCGCAGGCTCTGGGACCAGATCAACGAACAGATCAAGACCATCAGCGCGCCGAGTGTTATTTACGAAGACCTTGGCCTGGCGCTGCGCACCTTGCGTGACCTGGTGAGCCCGAAGATCGAGAAGATCCGCATCGACTCCCGGGAAACCTTCCAGAAAACCACGCAGTTCGTCGCCGAACTGATGCCGGAAATTGCCGACCGCCTGGAGCATTACCCTGGCGAACGGCCGATCTTTGACCTGTATGGCGTCGAAGACGAAATCCAGAAAGCCCTGGAACGCAAGGTGCCGCTCAAGTCCGGCGGCTATCTGGTGGTCGATCCGGCGGAAGCCATGAGCACCATCGACGTCAATACCGGCGCTTTTGTCGGTCATCGCAACCTCGAAGAAACCATCTTCAAGACCAACCTCGAAGCCGCCACCGCCATTGCCCGTCAGTTGCGCCTGCGTAACCTGGGCGGGATCATCATCATCGACTTCATCGACATGGAAGATGAAGAGCATCAGCGTCAGGTGTTGCGCACGCTCGAGAAGCAACTGGAACGCGATCACGCCAAGACCAACATCATTGGCATTACCGAGTTGGGCCTGGTGCAGATGACCCGCAAGCGCACCCGTGAAAGTCTTGAGCAAGTGCTGTGCGAGCCGTGCAGCAGTTGCCAGGGTCGCGGCAAGCTCAAGACGCCGGAAACCGTGTGCTACGAGATCTTCCGCGAAATCCTGCGTGAGGCCCGGGCCTATCAGGCTGAAGGCTATCGGGTGCTGGCGAATCAGAAAGTGGTCGACCGTTTGCTCGACGAAGAGTCGGGCAACGTCGCCGAGCTCGAAGGTTTTATCGGGCGCACCATTCGGTTCCAGGTGGAAACCATGTATTCCCAGGAACAATACGACGTGGTGTTGCTCTGA
- the gatA gene encoding Asp-tRNA(Asn)/Glu-tRNA(Gln) amidotransferase subunit GatA: MHQLTLAEIARGLADKKFSSEELTKVLLARIAQLDPQLNSFISLTEDLALQQAKAADARRANGESGALLGAPIAHKDLFCTQGIRTSCGSKMLDNFKAPYNATVVAKLAAAGAVTLGKTNMDEFAMGSANESSYYGAVKNPWNLEYVPGGSSGGSAAAVAARLLPAATGTDTGGSIRQPAALTNLTGLKPTYGRVSRWGMIAYASSLDQGGPLARTAEDCAILLQGMAGFDPQDSTSIDEPVPDYSAGLNGSLQGLRIGVPKEYFSAGLDPRIADLVMASVEELKKLGAVVKEISLPNMQHAIPAYYVIAPAEASSNLSRFDGVRFGYRCADPKNLEDLYKRSRGEGFGPEVQRRIMVGAYALSAGYYDAYYLKAQKIRRLIKNDFMAAFNEVDIILGPTTPNPAWKLGAKNSDPVAEYLEDVYTITANLAGLPGLSMPAGFVDGLPVGVQLLAPYFQEGRLLNVAHKYQQNTDWHTRTPTGF, from the coding sequence ATGCATCAATTGACTCTGGCCGAGATCGCCCGCGGACTCGCCGATAAAAAGTTTTCTTCCGAAGAGCTGACCAAAGTCCTGCTGGCGCGCATCGCCCAGCTCGACCCGCAGCTCAACAGCTTCATCAGCCTCACCGAAGACCTGGCGCTGCAGCAGGCGAAAGCCGCTGACGCTCGTCGGGCCAACGGTGAGAGCGGCGCCCTGCTCGGCGCGCCGATCGCGCACAAAGACCTGTTCTGCACCCAGGGCATCCGCACCAGCTGCGGCTCGAAGATGCTCGACAACTTCAAAGCGCCGTACAACGCCACCGTGGTCGCCAAACTGGCTGCTGCCGGGGCCGTGACCCTGGGCAAGACCAACATGGACGAATTCGCCATGGGGTCGGCCAACGAGTCGAGTTACTACGGCGCGGTGAAAAACCCGTGGAACCTGGAATACGTTCCGGGCGGCTCGTCTGGCGGTTCGGCTGCTGCGGTAGCCGCTCGTCTGCTGCCGGCTGCGACTGGCACCGACACCGGCGGTTCGATTCGTCAGCCCGCCGCGCTGACCAACCTCACCGGCCTGAAACCGACGTACGGTCGTGTTTCGCGCTGGGGCATGATCGCCTACGCGTCCAGCCTCGATCAGGGCGGCCCACTGGCCCGCACCGCCGAAGACTGCGCGATCCTGCTGCAAGGCATGGCCGGGTTCGACCCGCAGGACTCCACCAGCATCGACGAGCCCGTGCCTGATTACAGCGCCGGCCTCAACGGTTCGCTGCAAGGCCTGCGCATCGGCGTGCCGAAGGAATACTTCAGCGCAGGTCTCGACCCGCGCATCGCCGACCTGGTCATGGCCAGCGTTGAAGAGCTGAAAAAGCTCGGCGCCGTGGTCAAGGAAATCAGCCTGCCGAACATGCAGCACGCAATCCCTGCGTACTACGTGATCGCCCCGGCGGAAGCGTCTTCCAACCTGTCGCGTTTCGACGGCGTGCGTTTCGGCTATCGCTGCGCAGACCCGAAAAACCTGGAAGACCTGTACAAGCGTTCCCGTGGCGAAGGTTTCGGCCCGGAAGTGCAGCGCCGGATCATGGTCGGCGCCTACGCGCTGTCGGCCGGTTACTACGACGCCTACTACCTGAAGGCGCAGAAAATCCGTCGCCTGATCAAGAACGACTTCATGGCGGCCTTCAATGAGGTCGACATCATCCTCGGCCCAACCACGCCGAACCCGGCCTGGAAGCTCGGCGCCAAGAACAGCGACCCGGTCGCTGAGTACCTGGAAGACGTCTACACCATCACCGCCAACCTCGCCGGTCTGCCGGGCTTGTCCATGCCTGCAGGTTTTGTCGATGGCCTGCCGGTCGGCGTGCAGTTGCTCGCCCCGTATTTCCAGGAAGGCCGCCTGTTGAACGTTGCCCATAAGTATCAGCAGAACACTGACTGGCACACCCGCACCCCAACCGGCTTCTGA
- the mreD gene encoding rod shape-determining protein MreD, which yields MGGATSSRNGWMVWLTFAIGMLLSVSPLPQFMEILRPLWLALLLAFWALALPQKVGMATAWCLGLAEDVLYGTLLGQNALILTLITFLVLSLQQRLRMFPMWQQSLVILVIFGLAQLVQLWLSALTGNRQPTLALVLPALVSALLWPWISYGLRGLRRRYKIN from the coding sequence ATGGGCGGTGCAACTTCCTCCCGAAACGGCTGGATGGTCTGGCTGACTTTCGCCATCGGCATGTTGCTCAGCGTTTCACCGCTGCCGCAGTTCATGGAAATCCTGCGTCCTCTGTGGCTGGCCTTGCTATTGGCCTTTTGGGCGTTGGCCCTGCCGCAGAAAGTCGGCATGGCGACCGCCTGGTGCCTGGGGCTGGCCGAAGACGTGTTGTATGGCACGCTGCTGGGCCAGAACGCGTTGATCCTCACGCTCATTACCTTCCTGGTGCTGTCGTTGCAACAGCGCCTGCGTATGTTCCCGATGTGGCAACAGAGCCTGGTGATCCTGGTGATCTTCGGCCTCGCCCAACTGGTTCAGTTGTGGTTGAGCGCCCTGACCGGCAATCGTCAGCCGACCTTGGCGCTGGTGTTGCCGGCACTGGTCAGCGCGTTGCTCTGGCCATGGATCAGCTACGGTTTGCGCGGTTTGCGTCGACGCTACAAAATCAATTAA
- a CDS encoding YhdP family protein, with the protein MDRLTRILAALTRWGLGLCALVLVLMALFVSLGRELTPLVAEYRTDVEDKASDALGMPLQIGKLEGNWSGFAPVLLAHDVMVGEGSNALRLDQVRAVPDLWASLLAREVRIAHLELNGLKISLKEGEDGHWALEGLPVQQDQPLNPEQLLNRMQMVQQLSVLDSQITLQPLGESPLTLTYVGLNLKTGPSRQRLDARLTLPDGQPVAVSLRTRLRAAQWKDGEADAYLSLPQSDWSKWLPERLTQQWNFSEIKAGGEFWMNWSKGTVQRAAIRLNAPQLKGAYAERKPIQINNLALNGYFQRSSTGVLVTLDSLAMSLGDTRWESKLQFQQTAATDTVPELLHVQADRLDLTPLTPLLNALGPLPEGIATAVERLKVTGVLRNVLIDFRPAATDDSKFSFAANLEKVGFDAYRGAPAVRNVSGSISGDLGQGELRMDSKDFSLHLDPIFAKPWQYIQANARLTWKLDKEGFTLIAPYLKVLGEEGKIAGDFLIRLHFDHTQEDYMDLRVGLVDGDGRYTAKYLPTVLSPGLDEWLRTAILKGAVDEGFFQYQGSLNHGAAETARSISLFFKVHDAELAFQPGWPHVSKVSGDVFIEDSGVRILASKGQLLDTQVSDVYVNIPRAPAGQSPHLFLDGAFAGGLGDGLKILQEAPIGTADTFAGWEGEGDLQGKLKLDIPLVKGEQPKILVDFKTAKARLKLREPTLELTQLKGDFRFDSTKGLSGQKITARAFDKPVTAQIFAEGSPGKLNTRIAAASEVEVKKLTEWLNVTQPLPVTGTIPYQLQLNLDGADSQLMVSSNLKGVAVDLPAPFGMAADVGRDTVFRMTLQGPERRYWVNYGELANFTFAAPTGNFADGRGELLLGGGNAVLPGAKGLRVRGVLSELDVAPWQDLVSKYAGQDPGGSAKQLLSSADLKVGKLTGFGTTLDQASVQLTRKPAAWALQLDSQQAKGSIGIPDAKAAPIAANLQYVRLPARDPTALADENSPDPLATVDPTKIPALDITINQLFQGPDLVGAWYLKVRPTAKGVAFNALDLGLKGILLRGSGGWEGVPGNSSSWYKGRVSGKNLADVLKGWGFAPSVTSEEFHMDVDGRWPGSPAWLATKRFSGSLDASLNKGQFIEVEGGAQALRVFGLLNFNSIGRRLRLDFSDLFGKGLSYDRVKGLLVASNGVYVTREPILLTGPSSNVELNGTLDLVGDQVDAKLLVTLPVTNNLPIAALIVGAPAVGGALFLIDKLIGDRVARFASVKYTVKGPWKEPKITFDKPF; encoded by the coding sequence ATGGACCGTCTGACACGCATTTTGGCCGCACTGACCCGCTGGGGTCTGGGCCTGTGTGCGTTGGTTTTGGTGCTGATGGCGCTGTTCGTCAGCCTCGGCCGAGAGTTGACGCCGCTGGTGGCCGAGTACCGTACTGACGTCGAAGACAAAGCCAGCGATGCCTTGGGCATGCCCCTGCAGATCGGCAAGCTGGAAGGCAACTGGAGCGGCTTCGCCCCGGTTCTGCTGGCCCATGACGTGATGGTTGGCGAGGGTTCCAATGCCTTGCGCCTGGATCAGGTGCGCGCGGTGCCGGATCTCTGGGCCAGCCTGCTGGCGCGCGAAGTGCGCATCGCACACCTGGAACTCAACGGTCTGAAGATCAGCCTCAAGGAAGGTGAGGATGGTCATTGGGCGCTGGAAGGTTTGCCGGTGCAGCAGGACCAGCCGCTGAACCCGGAGCAGTTGCTCAATCGCATGCAGATGGTCCAGCAACTGTCGGTGCTCGACAGCCAGATCACCTTGCAGCCGTTGGGAGAGTCGCCGCTAACCCTGACCTACGTCGGCCTGAACCTGAAAACCGGTCCATCCCGCCAGCGGCTCGATGCCCGCCTGACGCTGCCCGACGGCCAGCCGGTTGCGGTGAGCCTGCGCACCCGTTTGCGCGCAGCCCAATGGAAGGATGGTGAAGCGGACGCTTACCTGAGCCTGCCGCAAAGCGATTGGTCGAAATGGTTGCCCGAGCGCCTGACCCAGCAATGGAATTTTTCCGAGATCAAGGCCGGTGGCGAGTTCTGGATGAACTGGAGCAAGGGCACCGTGCAACGCGCCGCGATTCGTTTGAACGCACCGCAACTCAAGGGCGCCTATGCCGAGCGCAAGCCGATCCAGATCAATAATCTGGCGCTGAACGGGTATTTCCAGCGCAGTTCCACCGGCGTCCTGGTAACCCTGGACTCTCTGGCCATGAGCCTGGGGGACACCCGCTGGGAATCGAAACTGCAATTTCAACAAACTGCCGCGACCGATACGGTGCCGGAGCTCTTGCATGTGCAAGCCGACCGTCTCGATCTCACACCGCTCACTCCACTGCTGAATGCACTGGGCCCACTGCCCGAAGGGATCGCCACGGCGGTCGAGCGGCTCAAGGTCACCGGGGTTTTACGCAACGTGTTGATCGACTTCCGCCCAGCCGCTACCGATGACAGCAAATTCAGCTTTGCCGCCAATCTGGAAAAGGTCGGCTTCGATGCTTATCGCGGTGCACCAGCGGTGCGAAATGTCAGTGGCAGCATCAGCGGCGACCTCGGGCAGGGCGAGCTGCGCATGGACAGCAAGGATTTCTCCCTGCACCTGGACCCGATTTTCGCCAAGCCATGGCAGTACATTCAGGCCAACGCCCGGTTGACCTGGAAACTCGACAAAGAAGGTTTCACCCTGATCGCGCCGTACCTGAAGGTACTGGGCGAGGAGGGCAAGATTGCCGGCGACTTCCTGATCCGCCTGCATTTCGATCACACCCAGGAAGACTACATGGACCTGCGGGTCGGCCTGGTCGACGGCGACGGTCGCTACACCGCCAAGTACCTGCCGACGGTTCTCAGCCCGGGGCTGGACGAATGGTTGCGCACCGCGATTCTCAAAGGCGCGGTGGATGAAGGCTTCTTCCAGTATCAGGGTTCGCTGAACCACGGCGCCGCCGAAACGGCTCGCAGCATCAGTCTGTTTTTCAAGGTTCACGATGCCGAGCTGGCGTTTCAGCCGGGCTGGCCGCATGTCAGCAAGGTCAGCGGCGATGTGTTCATCGAAGACAGCGGTGTGCGGATTCTCGCGAGCAAGGGCCAATTGCTCGACACCCAAGTCAGCGACGTCTACGTCAATATTCCCCGTGCACCTGCCGGGCAGAGCCCTCATCTGTTCCTCGACGGCGCGTTCGCTGGCGGATTGGGCGATGGCCTGAAGATTCTGCAGGAAGCGCCGATCGGCACCGCCGACACCTTCGCCGGTTGGGAAGGCGAGGGCGATTTGCAAGGCAAGCTCAAGCTGGATATCCCGCTGGTCAAAGGCGAGCAGCCGAAAATCCTCGTCGACTTCAAGACCGCAAAAGCTCGTTTGAAGCTGCGCGAGCCCACCCTGGAACTGACGCAACTCAAGGGCGATTTCCGTTTCGACAGCACCAAGGGGCTGAGCGGGCAAAAGATCACGGCGCGAGCGTTCGACAAGCCAGTGACCGCACAGATCTTCGCTGAAGGCAGCCCAGGCAAGCTCAACACTCGGATCGCCGCGGCGAGTGAGGTCGAGGTCAAAAAACTCACTGAATGGCTGAATGTCACTCAGCCATTGCCGGTGACGGGGACGATCCCTTATCAGCTGCAACTGAACCTTGATGGCGCCGACAGTCAATTGATGGTCAGCTCCAATCTCAAGGGCGTGGCGGTAGATTTGCCGGCACCGTTCGGCATGGCGGCCGATGTTGGGCGCGATACCGTGTTCCGCATGACCCTGCAAGGCCCGGAGCGGCGTTACTGGGTCAACTACGGTGAGCTGGCGAACTTCACGTTTGCGGCACCGACCGGCAATTTCGCCGACGGTCGCGGCGAGTTGCTTCTCGGTGGCGGCAATGCCGTGTTGCCCGGCGCCAAAGGCTTGCGCGTGCGCGGTGTGCTGTCCGAGCTGGATGTTGCCCCCTGGCAGGATCTGGTGAGCAAGTATGCGGGCCAGGATCCGGGCGGCAGTGCCAAACAGTTGCTCAGTAGTGCGGATTTGAAGGTTGGAAAACTCACTGGTTTCGGCACCACCCTCGATCAGGCCTCGGTGCAGTTGACGCGTAAACCGGCCGCGTGGGCCTTGCAACTCGACAGTCAGCAGGCCAAGGGCAGCATCGGTATTCCCGATGCGAAAGCCGCACCGATTGCGGCCAATCTGCAATACGTACGTTTGCCGGCACGAGACCCTACGGCGCTGGCTGACGAGAATTCGCCGGATCCACTGGCCACCGTGGACCCGACGAAGATCCCGGCGCTGGATATCACCATCAATCAGCTGTTCCAGGGGCCGGATCTGGTGGGCGCCTGGTATCTGAAAGTCCGGCCGACCGCCAAGGGCGTCGCTTTCAATGCCCTTGATCTGGGCCTCAAGGGCATCCTCTTGCGGGGCAGCGGTGGCTGGGAAGGCGTGCCGGGTAACTCCAGCAGTTGGTACAAGGGCCGGGTCAGTGGCAAGAACCTTGCCGACGTGCTCAAGGGTTGGGGTTTTGCGCCGAGCGTCACCAGCGAAGAGTTTCACATGGATGTCGACGGTCGATGGCCTGGCTCTCCGGCGTGGCTGGCGACCAAACGCTTCTCCGGCAGTCTTGATGCGTCGCTGAATAAAGGTCAGTTCATTGAAGTCGAGGGCGGTGCTCAGGCGCTGCGGGTATTCGGCTTGCTCAACTTCAACTCCATCGGCCGCCGCTTGCGCCTGGACTTTTCCGACCTGTTCGGCAAAGGCTTGAGCTATGACCGGGTCAAAGGCCTGCTGGTCGCCAGTAACGGGGTCTACGTGACCCGTGAACCCATTCTGCTGACCGGTCCGTCGAGCAATGTGGAGCTCAACGGCACGCTGGACCTGGTGGGTGATCAGGTCGATGCGAAGTTGCTGGTGACCTTGCCGGTGACCAACAATCTGCCGATCGCCGCGCTGATTGTCGGTGCACCGGCCGTCGGCGGGGCGCTGTTCCTGATCGATAAACTGATTGGTGACCGCGTGGCGCGCTTTGCCAGCGTCAAATACACCGTCAAAGGCCCATGGAAAGAACCGAAAATCACCTTCGACAAGCCTTTTTGA
- a CDS encoding Maf family protein, which produces MKQLYLASGSPRRRELLTQIGVSFSVISADIDETPLSEESPSAYVERLARGKAEVGHGTVVSDADFCVLGADTAVVLDGKILGKPVDEADACAMLMLLSGREHEVLTAIAVRDGERCESLVVRSLVRFRHIDRDEAPAYWASGEPRDKAGGYGIQGLGAVFVAGLNGSYSAVVGLPLCETCELLGHFGIPCWQTFNAR; this is translated from the coding sequence ATGAAGCAGCTGTACCTCGCCTCAGGCTCGCCGCGTCGGCGTGAACTGCTCACGCAGATCGGCGTGTCGTTCTCCGTCATCAGCGCGGACATCGATGAAACCCCTTTATCTGAAGAATCCCCATCGGCCTATGTCGAGCGTCTGGCGCGCGGCAAGGCCGAGGTCGGGCACGGCACGGTCGTGTCCGACGCGGATTTCTGCGTGCTGGGCGCCGATACCGCCGTGGTGCTGGACGGGAAAATTCTCGGCAAGCCGGTGGACGAAGCCGACGCATGCGCCATGCTTATGCTGTTGTCCGGGCGCGAACATGAAGTGCTGACAGCGATTGCGGTGCGCGATGGCGAGCGCTGCGAGTCTTTGGTGGTGCGCAGCCTGGTGCGTTTTCGCCACATTGACCGCGACGAAGCGCCAGCCTACTGGGCCAGCGGCGAACCCCGGGACAAGGCTGGCGGTTATGGGATTCAAGGGCTGGGCGCGGTGTTCGTCGCCGGGCTCAACGGCAGTTATTCGGCGGTGGTCGGATTGCCGCTGTGCGAAACCTGCGAGCTACTCGGCCATTTCGGCATACCCTGTTGGCAAACCTTTAACGCGCGTTGA